In Populus alba chromosome 9, ASM523922v2, whole genome shotgun sequence, a genomic segment contains:
- the LOC118053812 gene encoding actin-depolymerizing factor 2-like, translating to MANAASGMAVHDDCKLKFLELKAKRTYRFIVYKIEEKQKQVIVEKLGEPAQSYEDFTASLPADECRFAVYDFDFVTAENVQKSRIFFIAWSPDTSKVRSKMIYASSKDRFKRELDGIQLELQATDPTEMGLDVIRSRAS from the exons ATG GCCAACGCAGCATCTGGTATGGCAGTGCATGATGACTGCAAGCTGAAATTTTTGGAGCTGAAGGCTAAAAGAACTTACCGCTTCATAGTTTATAAGATTGAGGAAAAGCAAAAGCAGGTTATTGTGGAAAAGCTTGGTGAGCCCGCCCAAAGTTATGAAGATTTTACCGCAAGCCTCCCTGCTGATGAGTGTCGCTTTGCtgtttatgattttgattttgtgacTGCAGAGAATGTCCAGAAGAGCAGAATTTTCTTCATTGCATG GTCTCCCGACACATCAAAGGTGAGAAGCAAGATGATTTATGCTAGTTCTAAGGACAGGTTCAAGAGAGAACTAGATGGTATTCAGTTAGAGTTGCAGGCAACTGATCCAACTGAAATGGGTCTCGATGTCATTAGAAGCCGTGCCAGCTAA